CGTGGCCAGTAAATGGCTGCGTCCGGATTTGAAGCCGGCACGCTACTTCTATCCGGAGAGTCCCAGTCATTTCGCAGGGTCGTCACCGAGGTGATCAGGGCTGAGGGTGAGAGAACCAGCATGAGGAGGGAATTGGCCCGTCGTGACCGACCGACTGCTTCAAACCGGGAGGGCAGAGCGGGGGCGCGCTCCCTAACGAGCACGAAACACCTGGGAACCACACAAGCACCACCTGAAGATGAGAAAACCTGGTCAGGACCCACGCGGCGCAACCCCCAAAACGAACCCACCGGTCCTGATCCGCCTCCCATGCGTAAGAGCCCGCCCACCCGCCAATCGTACGGAGCCTTGAGCATGGGGGCGGGATAACAGAGGAGCATGGCCAATGAGGAATCGGCTCCCTGTCGCCACTCGACGGAGTATTTCCGAGTCCTAACTGGACAGCGAAGAGGAGGTGGCGGGCTTGGCCAATCATAAGGGGAGACTCAACATTTGGGACCAGCAGCCAATCAAAAGACTGGTCGCAGCCGACTCCTCCGGCCCACGCTTCCCGCCTTTCCGCTAACTCCAGAGACACCCGCTCGTCAGCCACCGGAGTTCGGACGGTCGCAGTCTTCTCAGAGTCGTACGGCCGACCCCGGGGCCGCGCGGGTGTCGGGCGGAACATGGCGAACTCGGGCTGTGAGGACCTCCGAGGCCAGGAGGAGGAGAGTTTTCTGTACTTCGCCTACGGTAGCAATCTGCTGACGGAGCGGATCCACCTCCGAAACCCGTCGGCCGCGTTCTGCTGCGTGGCCCGCCTGCAGGTCAGTGCTGCCCGCGCGCGGCCCCTGCAGCGGCGGGTCCACCCTGCGGACGTGGGGACAGGATTTCGAGAAGTCGCTTTCTCGGGGCCGGGGGAAGGCGCCTCTTGCTGATAGCAGCACGTCGGGACTGTCTTCTCTGTCTGGCTTCTGCCCTCCTGGTCAAGCCCGCCCGGCAGCTGTGCGCCCCCGGGCCGCCCTGAGCCCCCTGAGGACTTTCCCCCGGGAGGCTCGTTCTGCCCAGACCTGGCCACCTCTCTTGCCCACCGACTTAGACGGGAGTCCgttgctctctctcctccctgtcaCACCTTCGCTGCAAGGCTTGCCGGCTGGAGTTCTGAAACTCAGTTCACCTGTTTCTCGCTCCTGAGGGGAGAGGTCCTGAAAGCCGGCACGGAGTCGGAGTCCTAGTAAGGGCCGAGCGCAGTTAAGTCAGACCACTGGATGAACCATAACCCGCCTTGGTAAAAGTCATTgctcttcaggggcgcctggccgGCTCGGTCGGAGGACCTTGTGACCCTTGGTCTCAGGCCCTGAGTTCGAGCCACAccttgagtatagagattacttaaataaataaaaacttcaaagtaATTGCTCTTCGGTACAATCCATTCATTCCTTTGGTAGGTTTTTTCCCTTGTAGGTACAGAAGTGATAGAGTTAAGTGGGCTGCCTTGAGGACCTGACCAGGTCTATAGGGAggacactcccccccccccccccaaatgatgTAGAAAACCTTTTGACATTGCTGAATTAGACAGACATGGTCTCTGCTGTCCTTACCAGGTTCTtagttgcaagcaacagaaagtGGCTGATTTAAGCAGGAAATGAATGTGTTGAAAGGCTGTTAGAAGACTCACAGAATGACCACAGAACTGATAAACAGAGGcataagggtgcctggctgagTCAGTGGGTGGagcatctcagggttgtgagttcaagccccactttggatgtggagcctacttcaaaaataaaacaaaaaaaccaggcaGTCATAAAGGGAAGTACAGCAACCACAGCAGCCAATATCACAGACAGAACCAGCCTAGGAGGCCACTGGGGCATCACTGCTGAACTTGGTCAatatggacacttaagttgtgcATTACTGACCCTCCCTTCTCTGGACCTTGCCTGCTACTGTCAGTACACCCCTGCAGTTCCTGAAACCGGGATGTAGCCACCACCTACAGGGTGGAGTTTCTGCTGTTCTTGGGCACTAGCTTCTAATTCAGAGTCCCAGGTGGGTGTCCTGGTTGGCTAACTCTTGGTCATGTGCCCATGCCCTGACTGCAAGCAGAACTGGGAGAACCAACTGCTGGCATTTGAAGCCTCAGAAATGGGAGTTGGGGTCTAGCACTTTCTACCCCCAGACTCCCAAGGTAGGGAATTGCCCAACTGTAGAAAAGAAGTTCAGCTGCTTATAGTTGGGACAAGTGGAAGAGCTATCAAGCAAATGGTTACTGAGTTTCAGATATAGTGAGTTTAAAAAGGAGTCATGTTGTtccttcctctcagttttgctgtgaccctaaaactgctcttaaaaaaaaggtgaagtcttggggtgcctgggtggcttggttgttaACCTTCTGCCTTCCAcccaggtcattatcccaggatcctgggattgagcctcatgttgggtttcctgctcagtggggggcctgcttctccctctcccacttcccctgcttgtgcttgctcactgtctctctctctctctctctctctctctctctctgtgtgtgtctctctgtgtcaggtagataaataaaatcttaaaaaaaaaaaaaaatgaagtctttaccCCCCAAAAAGAGGAGATCTACAAGGTACTATGGGAATGTATGATTTGGGGTCCCTACTTAAGAGCTTAGTAAAGCTCTTCctgaaaataatgacttttaagctgagacctgaatgatTGGGCAGGGGGAGACAAAAGAGAAGGAGCAGCATGTACAAATGACCTCAGGAAAGAAGCTGGATCATCCAGCTGCTGAGGCTGGAGTTTAGTGTTGAGGAGGATATAGCTTGGCAACTAAAGAGGTAGTGAAGGACTGCATGCTACTGGACCACAGAAGCCAAAAAAGACTGGTCTTTATCTTGAGAGCAATGAAAAGATCCATTGCAGAATTTAAGCAAGTGAAAAATTAGATTTACAACTTTGAAAGCTCATTCTGGTTGCTATGGAAAATGGGTTGGAAGGGAAGACAACAGTGGATGTGTGGAGCCCAGTTAGAAAGGTTTTGTAGTAATCCGTGCTAAAGACAATGGCACCTTGAAATGGAGTGGTAGCAGTGGAGGGTAGACGGGTTGGGGAGGTatttaggaaataataaagttagGTCTTGGTAACTACTTGTGAAGGGAGGATGAGGTAACAGGGGTGACTAAGGTTTTTGGTGCAATAAGGTGGATGATGGTGATATTTGTaaagagaagaggagaatcaGTTTTGGAGGGAAAATCAAGCTCAGCTTAAACATACTGAGTTCAGATGCTTGTTACACATCCAGGTGAGCAGAAAAACATTAGTGAGCATTTATTAAGTACTCACTGTGTGGTAAGTCCTGTTCTAAGCACTTTTGAAGTTTAGAAGAGAGATCTGGGTTGGATTAAAAGATGATTGGAATATTGGATGGTATTTGTAGTCATCGGAGGGGATAGATTGTCTTGAACAAATTGCTGATGAACAAGAAAAGGGGCCTGAACTAAGCCCTTAGCAACTCTACCATTTAAACACCAGGTACGGTGGAGGAGTTGTCAAAGGGAATTGAGATCAGGGGACAGTCTGAAAGTCAGGAAGGCATATCAAGACAGGGTGGTTAACTATGGCAGAAGTAGGTGAAAAGTGGAGCAAGAGGAGGAATGAAAATGGTCTGTTGGATTTAGTAGTAGACAACCAGTACCTCATGTGGTTGTGACTTTAATCAGCTCTCATGATGTTCTGCTAGGGCTACGTGCTCCTAGAATATCCAATATACCAGTTGAATATACTGGTCACTCAGACCAACCTTTTTCCTGAAATGTCtgacat
Above is a genomic segment from Mustela nigripes isolate SB6536 chromosome 4, MUSNIG.SB6536, whole genome shotgun sequence containing:
- the GGCT gene encoding gamma-glutamylcyclotransferase isoform X2 codes for the protein MANSGCEDLRGQEEESFLYFAYGSNLLTERIHLRNPSAAFCCVARLQDYKLDFGNSQGKTSETWHGGKKGLKVEHMSQ